One part of the Nitrospinota bacterium genome encodes these proteins:
- the dnaB gene encoding replicative DNA helicase gives SGFTDLDNMTAGFQKSDLIILAARPSMGKTSFALDIARYVSLNKKIPTAFFSLEMSKEQLGTRLLCSKAQVDSSKVRTGYLAKSDWPKVHDAGRELSEAQLFIDDSPALTVLDVRTRVRRLAAEQPLGLIIIDYMQLMQGRGSTESRQLEVSEISRGLKALAKEINAPILALSQLSRAVESRTDKRPLLSDLRESGSIEQDADVVMFIYRDIVYNPESDDPGKTEILVRKQRNGPIGDAFLHFENQYTRFYDRSSRADVPPEADASDFEPAF, from the coding sequence CTTCAGGTTTTACCGATTTGGATAACATGACGGCGGGTTTCCAAAAGTCTGACCTGATCATTCTGGCTGCACGACCCAGTATGGGAAAAACCAGTTTTGCCCTGGATATTGCACGCTATGTTTCTTTAAACAAAAAAATACCCACGGCTTTTTTCAGTCTCGAAATGTCCAAAGAGCAGTTGGGAACCAGGCTTTTGTGTTCCAAGGCACAGGTGGATTCTTCAAAAGTCCGTACCGGATATCTAGCCAAGAGCGATTGGCCGAAAGTTCATGATGCGGGGCGGGAACTTTCTGAAGCGCAATTGTTCATCGATGACAGCCCGGCGTTGACTGTCCTTGATGTGCGTACACGTGTTCGAAGACTTGCCGCTGAACAACCGCTTGGCCTGATTATCATTGACTATATGCAGTTAATGCAGGGAAGGGGAAGCACTGAAAGTCGGCAACTGGAAGTCTCCGAAATTTCAAGGGGACTAAAGGCTCTTGCAAAAGAAATCAATGCTCCAATACTGGCACTTTCACAGTTGAGCCGTGCTGTTGAGAGTAGAACAGATAAACGGCCCCTCTTGTCTGATCTTCGAGAGTCAGGCTCCATTGAGCAGGATGCGGATGTGGTGATGTTTATTTATCGTGATATAGTATATAATCCCGAGTCAGATGATCCGGGTAAGACGGAAATTCTCGTGCGTAAACAGAGAAATGGTCCCATTGGGGATGCTTTTCTGCATTTTGAAAACCAGTATACACGTTTCTATGATAGAAGTTCCCGTGCGGATGTTCCGCCTGAAGCAGATGCCTCAGATTTTGAACCTGCCTTTTAA
- a CDS encoding tetratricopeptide repeat protein encodes MVPLGMLFCILKTSIHVSMIEVPVRMFRLKQMPQILNLPFKYKISSQCNWAELLHVFCLLPAFMFLVLGSAIAEAQPHGEGIQFSEKNRADFYFSQGQFKKAIEAYKLALEESGQSGYIFRSMVRAWDALGAHDEAKTYLNEYRRSNEKSSEVWYALGYLHYIKNEEKKAEEFFKKATTLDSANGLAWNNWAAVLVNNKRYSEALLKVRTAIQTNPKELMYFFNLKKIFEEMGEPNRFEEEYLENVKQGSGAWGYGKVLARSMRQKAFKDYDKGELVKAIAGFEKILNIYRKINDIDGQVPALFSLGLLHEENGDVEKGQEFFRKVLSINPAHIQAREKVTPKN; translated from the coding sequence ATGGTCCCATTGGGGATGCTTTTCTGCATTTTGAAAACCAGTATACACGTTTCTATGATAGAAGTTCCCGTGCGGATGTTCCGCCTGAAGCAGATGCCTCAGATTTTGAACCTGCCTTTTAAATACAAAATTTCATCTCAATGCAATTGGGCGGAATTGTTGCATGTGTTTTGTCTTCTGCCTGCCTTTATGTTTTTAGTGCTTGGTTCTGCGATTGCGGAGGCTCAACCGCATGGAGAAGGCATTCAGTTTTCAGAAAAAAACAGGGCAGATTTTTATTTTTCCCAGGGACAATTCAAAAAGGCGATTGAGGCCTATAAGCTGGCTTTGGAAGAAAGTGGTCAATCCGGTTATATTTTTCGAAGTATGGTTAGGGCCTGGGATGCTTTGGGTGCACATGACGAAGCAAAAACGTATTTAAATGAATACCGTCGATCCAATGAAAAATCTTCCGAGGTTTGGTATGCGTTGGGATACCTCCATTATATTAAGAACGAAGAGAAAAAAGCCGAAGAGTTCTTTAAGAAGGCCACGACATTAGACTCTGCCAATGGACTGGCATGGAATAACTGGGCGGCGGTTCTTGTTAACAACAAACGTTATTCAGAAGCATTGCTGAAAGTGCGGACTGCGATTCAAACCAACCCAAAGGAGTTGATGTATTTTTTCAACTTGAAGAAAATTTTTGAAGAGATGGGTGAGCCGAACAGGTTTGAAGAAGAATATTTGGAAAACGTAAAGCAAGGTTCAGGAGCATGGGGCTATGGAAAAGTCCTTGCCCGATCCATGAGACAAAAGGCATTTAAAGATTACGATAAGGGAGAACTGGTAAAGGCGATTGCAGGCTTTGAAAAAATTCTGAATATTTACCGGAAAATTAATGATATTGACGGGCAGGTTCCGGCTTTATTCAGCCTTGGCCTGCTTCATGAAGAAAATGGAGATGTTGAAAAAGGGCAGGAGTTTTTCAGGAAAGTTTTATCGATAAACCCGGCTCATATTCAGGCAAGAGAAAAAGTGACTCCCAAAAATTAG
- a CDS encoding peptidoglycan DD-metalloendopeptidase family protein translates to MCLPKRIVKIGALISFVTLVGFLGSTFYFTNQYLQLQGSEVELAKLRRDSKIRKIQVEKFAQQVKNFETEMARLERFEKKLRVITALENSPKSVEKNWGVGGPYGLSTNSFTTAMGRGAAGMVDRLSNGLEHLGRQAKIQSISFQELDDFFKNQKSFLSSTPSIWPTRGWVTSGFGFRKSPFTGLREKHEGWDIAARNGAPVRATADGVVVVEGREYGYGNLVEIDHGYGIVTRYGHNSKHLVKVGDRVKRGQVVSLVGNTGRSTGPHLHYEVLLNGVPVSPKNYILEE, encoded by the coding sequence ATGTGCCTTCCAAAACGCATTGTAAAGATCGGCGCCTTGATCTCTTTTGTGACTTTGGTAGGGTTTTTGGGCTCTACATTCTATTTCACCAATCAATATTTGCAGTTACAAGGCAGTGAGGTTGAGTTGGCCAAGCTTCGCCGTGACTCAAAAATTCGCAAAATCCAAGTAGAAAAATTTGCTCAACAAGTGAAGAATTTTGAGACAGAAATGGCTCGACTGGAGCGATTTGAGAAAAAGCTTCGAGTCATAACTGCATTGGAAAATTCTCCAAAATCTGTTGAGAAAAACTGGGGTGTAGGCGGACCATATGGATTAAGCACAAACAGTTTTACAACTGCCATGGGTCGAGGCGCAGCTGGTATGGTTGATCGCTTATCCAATGGTTTGGAACACTTGGGAAGACAAGCAAAAATCCAAAGTATTAGTTTTCAAGAGTTGGATGATTTCTTTAAAAACCAGAAATCTTTTCTTTCTTCAACACCTTCAATCTGGCCTACGCGTGGTTGGGTAACATCCGGGTTTGGTTTTAGAAAGTCTCCTTTCACAGGTCTAAGGGAGAAACATGAAGGATGGGATATTGCTGCCCGAAACGGAGCACCCGTACGCGCTACGGCAGATGGAGTGGTAGTGGTTGAGGGAAGGGAGTATGGTTATGGAAACCTGGTTGAAATCGATCACGGTTATGGCATTGTAACCCGCTATGGTCATAACTCTAAACATCTGGTTAAAGTTGGAGATCGTGTTAAGCGAGGGCAGGTAGTATCGTTAGTGGGTAACACAGGCAGAAGTACCGGGCCACACCTCCACTATGAAGTTTTGCTCAATGGTGTCCCTGTGAGTCCCAAAAACTATATTTTAGAAGAATAG
- the secA gene encoding preprotein translocase subunit SecA produces the protein MVIGLIKKIVGTRNDREIKRIQGYVDAVNGLEDEIKALSDDQLKAKTDEFRDRLAKGATLDEILPEAFAVVRETSWRVLEMRHFDVQIIGGVVLHEGKIAEMKTGEGKTLMATLPVYLNALTGKGVHVVTVNDYLATRDSEWMGKIYKFLGLSVGMIYHDIPEEERKAAYATDVLYGTNNEFGFDFLRDNMKFSKEQMVQRELNFAIVDEVDSILIDEARTPLIISGPAEESTDKYYKVNQLVPRLKKEKHYLIDEKARSATLTDEGVVLMEKLLDVDNLYDPANIETLHCLNQAVKAHGLFKNEVDYVVKDGEVVIIDEFTGRMMSGRRYSDGLHQALEAKEGVKIENENQTLASITFQNYFRMYEKLAGMTGTADTEAEEFNSIYKLEVVVVPTNKPMIREDCPDVIYRTEKEKFDAAIEEIKELNSIKRPVLVGTISIEKSEVLSKKLKKAGIKHSVLNAKHHEQEAEI, from the coding sequence ATGGTAATAGGTTTAATCAAAAAAATTGTAGGCACTCGTAACGATCGTGAGATTAAGCGGATTCAGGGTTATGTTGATGCCGTGAATGGGCTTGAAGACGAAATCAAAGCTCTCTCTGACGACCAGCTTAAGGCTAAAACTGATGAGTTCAGAGACAGGCTTGCCAAGGGGGCCACTTTGGATGAGATATTGCCCGAAGCGTTTGCTGTTGTTCGGGAAACAAGCTGGCGTGTCCTTGAAATGCGTCATTTTGATGTGCAGATTATTGGGGGAGTGGTTTTGCATGAAGGCAAAATAGCGGAGATGAAAACCGGTGAAGGTAAAACCCTCATGGCAACCCTGCCGGTATATTTAAACGCTTTGACGGGCAAAGGTGTACATGTTGTAACGGTTAACGACTATCTGGCTACTCGCGATAGCGAATGGATGGGAAAAATTTACAAGTTCCTGGGTTTATCCGTGGGGATGATTTATCACGATATTCCCGAGGAAGAGAGAAAGGCGGCCTACGCCACAGACGTGTTATATGGTACCAATAATGAATTTGGATTTGATTTTCTTCGGGACAATATGAAGTTCTCGAAGGAACAAATGGTTCAACGTGAACTGAACTTTGCCATTGTGGATGAAGTTGACAGTATATTGATTGATGAGGCCAGAACCCCTTTGATCATTTCCGGTCCAGCTGAAGAGTCCACTGATAAATACTACAAAGTGAACCAGCTTGTCCCCAGGTTGAAAAAGGAAAAACATTACCTGATTGATGAAAAGGCACGGAGTGCAACTTTGACGGATGAGGGTGTTGTCCTCATGGAAAAGTTATTGGATGTAGATAACCTTTATGACCCTGCCAATATTGAAACACTTCATTGTCTCAACCAGGCTGTGAAAGCACACGGCTTGTTTAAAAATGAAGTTGACTATGTAGTGAAAGATGGTGAGGTAGTCATCATTGATGAATTCACGGGCCGCATGATGTCAGGACGACGATATAGTGATGGATTGCACCAGGCACTGGAAGCGAAAGAGGGGGTTAAAATTGAGAATGAAAACCAGACCCTCGCAAGCATTACTTTCCAGAACTATTTTCGTATGTATGAGAAACTGGCCGGTATGACTGGGACAGCAGATACCGAAGCAGAAGAGTTCAACTCAATTTATAAGCTTGAAGTTGTCGTTGTGCCAACTAACAAGCCTATGATTCGGGAAGATTGCCCGGATGTGATTTACCGAACAGAAAAGGAAAAGTTTGACGCAGCTATTGAAGAAATTAAGGAATTGAACTCGATAAAGAGACCTGTGCTCGTTGGTACAATATCCATCGAAAAGTCAGAGGTTTTGAGCAAAAAGCTGAAAAAGGCAGGCATCAAGCACAGTGTTTTGAATGCCAAGCATCATGAGCAGGAAGCGGAAATCA
- the secA gene encoding preprotein translocase subunit SecA (functions in protein export; can interact with acidic membrane phospholipids and the SecYEG protein complex; binds to preproteins; binds to ATP and undergoes a conformational change to promote membrane insertion of SecA/bound preprotein; ATP hydrolysis appears to drive release of the preprotein from SecA and deinsertion of SecA from the membrane; additional proteins SecD/F/YajC aid SecA recycling; exists in an equilibrium between monomers and dimers; may possibly form higher order oligomers; proteins in this cluster correspond SecA1; SecA2 is not essential and seems to play a role in secretion of a subset of proteins): protein KRPVLVGTISIEKSEVLSKKLKKAGIKHSVLNAKHHEQEAEIIAQAGQPGSVTIATNMAGRGTDIVLGEGIPDLGGLHILGTERHESRRIDNQLRGRSGRQGDKGSSRFYLSLEDDLLRIFGSDKISPLMARLGMEDGQPIEHTMVSKAVANAQKKVEAHNFDIRKHLLEYDDVMNRQREVLYALRREIINTENGKEVLLDMADEVVDEALDEIAHEKVYPEEWDIESLNELLERQFSVHIEKSSDHELLLQGSTKLELEHCNREKLHDAIMNEVTKAYEAKEEGIEPEFMRHVEKVIMLQVLDGLWKDHLLGMDHLKEGIGLRGYAQKNPLTEYKKEGFDLFSGMMIRIKEEITEYLFKVQVNQEVEMQEELASKPQNVVEHRGNSDPLEKPATVRRDEDKVGRNEPCPCGSGKKYKKCHGQ from the coding sequence AAGAGACCTGTGCTCGTTGGTACAATATCCATCGAAAAGTCAGAGGTTTTGAGCAAAAAGCTGAAAAAGGCAGGCATCAAGCACAGTGTTTTGAATGCCAAGCATCATGAGCAGGAAGCGGAAATCATTGCACAGGCAGGGCAACCAGGATCTGTGACCATCGCCACGAATATGGCTGGAAGAGGTACTGATATCGTCCTTGGTGAGGGGATTCCTGACTTGGGAGGGCTCCATATCCTTGGCACCGAAAGGCATGAAAGCCGACGTATTGATAACCAGTTGCGGGGGCGTTCTGGTCGTCAGGGAGATAAAGGCTCTTCGCGATTTTATCTCAGCCTTGAAGACGATTTGTTGCGAATTTTTGGGTCTGATAAAATTTCCCCTTTGATGGCAAGGTTGGGGATGGAAGATGGACAGCCTATAGAGCATACAATGGTTTCAAAGGCAGTTGCTAACGCCCAGAAAAAAGTTGAAGCTCATAACTTTGATATTCGTAAACATCTTCTGGAATATGATGATGTTATGAACCGGCAAAGAGAAGTTCTTTATGCGTTGCGACGCGAAATCATTAATACGGAAAATGGGAAAGAAGTTCTCCTTGATATGGCCGATGAGGTCGTGGATGAAGCTCTGGATGAAATTGCCCATGAAAAAGTATATCCGGAGGAATGGGATATTGAAAGCTTGAACGAATTGCTGGAAAGACAGTTTTCTGTTCATATTGAGAAGTCAAGCGATCATGAACTTTTGCTTCAGGGAAGCACAAAGCTGGAGTTGGAACATTGCAACAGAGAAAAACTTCATGATGCCATCATGAATGAGGTGACCAAGGCCTATGAAGCAAAGGAAGAGGGTATTGAACCAGAGTTCATGCGCCATGTTGAAAAAGTCATTATGCTTCAGGTGTTAGATGGACTTTGGAAAGATCATTTGCTTGGTATGGACCATCTGAAGGAAGGGATTGGTTTACGAGGGTATGCCCAGAAAAATCCTTTGACAGAATATAAGAAGGAAGGATTTGACCTGTTCAGTGGCATGATGATACGCATCAAGGAAGAGATCACGGAATACTTGTTTAAAGTTCAGGTAAACCAGGAAGTCGAAATGCAGGAAGAACTGGCCAGCAAGCCCCAGAATGTTGTTGAGCATCGTGGAAACTCTGACCCCCTGGAAAAGCCGGCAACCGTAAGGCGAGACGAAGATAAGGTAGGACGAAACGAACCCTGCCCTTGCGGAAGTGGAAAGAAATACAAAAAGTGCCATGGCCAGTAA